The following proteins come from a genomic window of Peptoniphilus equinus:
- the gatB gene encoding Asp-tRNA(Asn)/Glu-tRNA(Gln) amidotransferase subunit GatB, whose protein sequence is MSYKTIVGLEIHVELSTVTKAFCSCENTFGGEPNTRVCPVCLALPGAMPVLNENVLNYTLMAALALNCTINKESKFDRKNYFYPDLTKGFQITQNDRPIAVEGHLTIDTDNGPKDIGIYQIQMEEDTGKSLHGDNETLIDYNRCGVPLIEIVSKPDMASGKEGRAFLENLRNTLKFIGVSDVKMEEGSLRCDVNVNVKDELTGKKTAVTEVKNLNSFRAVEKAIDFEVARHIALLENGEDELRTTRRWDDVNGQTVLMRVKYTQADYRFQPEGDLVPVVIDDAYIETIRAQLPELPADKKARFISAYNLSEYDAAVLTSSVQLAEFFESVAAKFDDANMVSNWIMTEVLRRVEDTEDNFEVPFEADDFVELLNFVKSGKINNNAGKKVLREMFESKAKPADIIEDKGLLQVSDDSAIGVWVDEVLKDNPQSIEDIKGGKDRAMGFLVGQVMKKSKGKANPGLVNKLLQEKIQKM, encoded by the coding sequence ATGAGTTATAAAACCATCGTGGGATTGGAAATTCACGTGGAGCTTTCCACCGTCACAAAAGCGTTCTGCAGTTGTGAAAATACCTTTGGAGGCGAACCTAACACGCGAGTTTGTCCCGTTTGTTTAGCACTGCCGGGAGCGATGCCGGTTTTGAATGAAAATGTACTTAACTACACTTTGATGGCGGCCTTAGCGCTGAACTGTACGATTAATAAAGAGTCCAAGTTTGATAGAAAAAATTATTTTTATCCGGATTTGACCAAAGGTTTTCAAATTACTCAAAACGACCGGCCCATTGCCGTGGAAGGGCATTTGACCATTGATACGGACAACGGCCCTAAGGATATCGGCATTTATCAAATTCAAATGGAAGAAGATACAGGCAAGTCGCTGCACGGGGACAATGAGACTTTGATTGACTACAATCGTTGTGGTGTACCGTTAATTGAAATTGTCTCCAAACCGGATATGGCTTCTGGCAAAGAAGGCCGTGCGTTTTTGGAAAATCTGCGAAATACTCTGAAATTTATCGGCGTCAGTGACGTTAAAATGGAAGAAGGGTCGTTGCGATGTGATGTGAATGTCAATGTCAAAGATGAACTCACCGGTAAAAAGACTGCGGTTACGGAAGTGAAGAATCTGAACTCTTTTAGAGCAGTGGAAAAGGCGATTGACTTTGAAGTAGCTCGTCACATAGCACTTCTGGAAAATGGTGAAGATGAACTGCGTACTACGCGACGTTGGGATGATGTGAATGGTCAGACTGTGCTCATGCGTGTCAAATATACACAGGCCGACTATCGCTTCCAGCCTGAAGGCGATTTGGTGCCGGTGGTGATTGACGATGCTTATATCGAGACCATTCGTGCGCAATTGCCGGAACTGCCGGCAGATAAAAAGGCACGCTTTATCAGCGCCTACAACTTGTCCGAATATGATGCTGCTGTGCTCACAAGCAGTGTGCAGTTGGCCGAGTTCTTTGAATCCGTTGCAGCAAAATTTGACGACGCAAATATGGTGAGTAACTGGATTATGACAGAAGTCCTGCGCCGTGTGGAAGACACTGAAGATAATTTCGAAGTTCCGTTTGAAGCGGATGATTTTGTGGAGCTTTTAAATTTTGTGAAATCCGGCAAGATCAACAATAACGCCGGCAAAAAAGTGCTTCGAGAAATGTTTGAAAGCAAGGCTAAACCGGCAGATATCATTGAGGACAAAGGCTTGCTCCAAGTGAGTGATGACAGTGCCATTGGAGTTTGGGTGGATGAAGTCTTAAAGGACAATCCACAGTCCATTGAAGATATTAAAGGCGGCAAAGACCGTGCGATGGGTTTTCTCGTCGGTCAGGTTATGAAAAAGTCTAAGGGTAAGGCAAATCCCGGACTTGTGAACAAATTGCTTCAAGAGAAAATTCAAAAGATGTAA
- a CDS encoding acyl carrier protein, translating to MRDKILGLIADQFELDIDEIDDEMRIVEDLGADSIDVVELVMSIEDEFSIELDEEHIKELSTVGDIIEYAQELNLEG from the coding sequence ATGAGAGATAAAATTTTAGGATTAATTGCAGATCAATTTGAATTAGATATCGATGAAATCGATGATGAAATGAGAATTGTCGAGGATTTAGGTGCCGATTCCATTGATGTAGTGGAACTCGTTATGAGCATTGAAGATGAGTTCTCCATTGAGCTTGATGAAGAACACATCAAAGAGCTCTCTACAGTAGGGGATATCATTGAGTACGCTCAAGAACTCAACCTGGAAGGCTGA
- the rnc gene encoding ribonuclease III, whose amino-acid sequence MSTLKNSTWKAELTRFQKILGYEFRDVLYLQTALTHSSYAHEHGVKDNERLEFLGDSVLQLIISDYFFDSLPEDQEGKLTSYRRTVVSEEGLLYVAQDLNLGRIIRLGKGEEKHGGSRKNHILADAVEALIGAIYKDGGYTAANTFVLTQFKPYFSMEKLKAAVDAKSALQELLFQTDRRPVYTCVGESGSDDHKTFTCDVSVDGKVIARGTGTSKKRAEKMAAQIALERLR is encoded by the coding sequence TTGAGTACGCTCAAGAACTCAACCTGGAAGGCTGAGCTCACTCGGTTTCAAAAAATCCTGGGGTATGAGTTTAGGGATGTCCTCTATTTGCAAACTGCATTGACGCATTCATCCTATGCCCATGAGCATGGGGTGAAAGATAATGAGCGATTGGAGTTTTTAGGGGACAGTGTGCTTCAGCTTATCATCAGCGATTATTTTTTCGACAGTTTGCCGGAAGATCAGGAAGGCAAGCTCACATCCTATCGTCGGACCGTGGTCAGTGAAGAAGGTTTGCTTTACGTGGCCCAGGATTTGAATCTGGGTCGTATCATTCGACTGGGCAAAGGGGAAGAAAAGCATGGCGGCAGTCGCAAGAATCATATTCTGGCGGATGCTGTGGAAGCGCTGATCGGTGCCATCTATAAGGATGGCGGATATACTGCGGCGAATACTTTTGTCCTGACTCAGTTTAAACCTTATTTTTCCATGGAAAAACTTAAAGCCGCCGTCGATGCTAAAAGCGCTTTACAGGAGTTGCTATTCCAAACGGATCGCCGTCCCGTGTATACCTGTGTGGGAGAAAGCGGATCGGACGATCACAAGACTTTTACTTGTGATGTCTCCGTCGATGGCAAGGTTATTGCTCGCGGCACAGGCACATCGAAAAAAAGGGCGGAAAAAATGGCAGCTCAAATTGCTTTAGAAAGATTACGATGA
- the plsX gene encoding phosphate acyltransferase PlsX: MKLLFDAQGGDHAPEEIVEGAKLAQRELGIAVGLIGNTDVLAPMAESIPLHHAGEVIENNEDPAMALRRKKDASLTKGLALVKDGTYDGFISAGSTGALLAGGLFIVGRIPGIKRAVLPTPIPTVKGTTYVVDSGANMDTTPELLLQFAVMGSEYAKVKGIDNPRIGLLNVGEEAHKGNALVKKTYELLQDSDLNFIGNVEARTLFEGICDVLVTDGFAGNVLLKTTEGVASYVFHEIKASLAGLEPHEQQVVAKILGGFKHKVSYEEVGGALLLGINGILIKAHGSSKRRAIFNAAKEAQTIYEQNIVTHIKQVMEDL; this comes from the coding sequence GTGAAACTACTTTTTGATGCGCAAGGTGGCGATCATGCACCGGAGGAAATTGTAGAAGGTGCCAAACTCGCTCAACGTGAACTGGGAATTGCGGTAGGACTAATTGGCAACACCGATGTCTTGGCTCCTATGGCTGAAAGTATACCACTCCATCATGCGGGTGAAGTCATTGAAAATAATGAGGATCCGGCGATGGCCCTTCGTCGCAAAAAAGATGCATCTTTGACTAAGGGACTGGCATTGGTCAAAGATGGTACCTATGATGGATTCATTAGCGCGGGCTCAACAGGGGCACTTCTGGCAGGAGGACTCTTTATTGTGGGGCGGATTCCCGGAATTAAACGGGCTGTTTTGCCGACGCCAATTCCGACAGTCAAGGGAACGACCTATGTGGTGGATTCCGGAGCCAATATGGATACAACACCGGAGCTCTTGTTGCAGTTTGCAGTCATGGGCAGTGAATATGCGAAGGTGAAAGGGATTGATAATCCTCGCATCGGTTTACTCAATGTCGGCGAAGAAGCTCACAAAGGTAACGCTCTGGTCAAAAAGACCTATGAACTTTTACAAGACAGCGACTTAAACTTTATTGGCAATGTGGAAGCTCGCACCCTTTTTGAAGGGATATGTGATGTGTTGGTCACCGACGGCTTTGCCGGGAATGTCCTTTTAAAGACCACTGAAGGTGTGGCAAGTTATGTATTCCATGAAATAAAAGCATCTTTAGCAGGGCTTGAACCCCATGAACAACAAGTGGTGGCTAAGATTTTAGGCGGTTTTAAACATAAAGTCAGTTATGAAGAAGTGGGCGGGGCGCTCTTGCTTGGCATTAACGGCATCCTCATCAAAGCCCATGGCAGTTCAAAACGCCGCGCTATTTTCAATGCAGCGAAAGAAGCACAAACTATTTATGAACAAAATATTGTGACACATATAAAACAAGTAATGGAGGATTTATGA